Proteins from one Desulfovibrio legallii genomic window:
- a CDS encoding indolepyruvate ferredoxin oxidoreductase subunit alpha, with translation VYINRQWCKGCGICVAFCPKKALSLDDAGKACHDPELCVECGMCEQYCPDLAVTVEKTARASKAGNGKEAA, from the coding sequence GTCTACATCAATCGCCAATGGTGCAAAGGCTGCGGCATCTGCGTGGCCTTTTGTCCCAAGAAGGCGCTGTCTCTGGATGACGCGGGCAAGGCCTGCCATGATCCTGAGCTGTGCGTGGAGTGTGGCATGTGCGAACAGTACTGTCCCGACCTGGCCGTGACGGTGGAAAAAACCGCCAGGGCAAGCAAGGCCGGCAACGGCAAGGAGGCCGCATGA
- a CDS encoding 2-oxoacid:acceptor oxidoreductase subunit alpha, which produces MSEGEIRFVQGNEACVRGALYAGVRFFAGYPITPSTEVAEHLAEQLPRVGGKFVQMEDEIASMCAVCGASLAGSKAMTATSGPGFSLKQEAIGYAVMAEIPCVVVNVQRGGPSTGLPTKVAQGDVNQARWGTHGDHAIIVLTASTIQDVFSITVEAFNLAETYRTPVILLFDEVVGHMREKLFIPPAGELPVVERLRTDVAAGVNYHPYLPREDGRLPMSDFGGVHRYNVTGLFHDIWGFPTENPEQVSKLAYHLVDKIENRAHLLARWKEFYLEDAEHIIISYGSSARSARHLVETRRAKGDRIGLLELQTLWPFPAQLVREKTAHARNIFVVEMNMGQVTTQVKQVVQKPDRVFLVNRMDGIMVTPTDIGKVMRVIEGRGF; this is translated from the coding sequence ATGAGCGAGGGCGAAATCCGTTTCGTGCAGGGCAACGAGGCCTGTGTGCGCGGCGCTCTGTATGCCGGGGTGCGTTTTTTTGCGGGCTACCCCATCACCCCATCCACCGAGGTGGCCGAGCACCTGGCGGAGCAGCTGCCCCGCGTGGGCGGCAAGTTTGTGCAGATGGAGGATGAAATCGCCTCCATGTGCGCGGTGTGCGGGGCTTCCCTGGCCGGGTCCAAGGCCATGACCGCCACCAGCGGGCCGGGCTTTTCCCTCAAGCAGGAGGCCATCGGCTATGCGGTCATGGCCGAGATTCCCTGCGTGGTGGTCAACGTGCAGCGCGGCGGGCCTTCCACAGGCCTGCCCACCAAGGTGGCCCAGGGCGACGTGAACCAAGCCCGCTGGGGCACCCACGGCGACCACGCCATCATCGTGCTCACGGCGTCCACCATTCAGGACGTGTTCAGCATCACGGTGGAGGCCTTCAACCTGGCCGAAACCTACCGCACGCCGGTCATCCTGCTGTTTGACGAGGTGGTGGGCCACATGCGCGAAAAGCTCTTCATCCCGCCGGCGGGCGAGCTGCCCGTGGTGGAGCGCCTGCGTACGGACGTGGCCGCGGGGGTCAACTACCACCCCTACCTGCCGCGCGAGGACGGCCGCCTGCCCATGTCGGACTTCGGCGGCGTGCACCGCTACAACGTCACGGGCCTGTTCCACGACATCTGGGGCTTCCCCACGGAGAATCCGGAACAGGTCAGCAAGCTGGCCTACCACCTGGTGGACAAGATCGAAAACCGCGCCCACCTGCTGGCCCGCTGGAAGGAATTCTACCTGGAGGATGCGGAGCACATCATCATCTCCTACGGCTCCTCGGCGCGCAGCGCGCGGCACCTGGTGGAGACCCGCCGCGCCAAGGGCGACCGCATCGGCCTGCTGGAGCTGCAGACCCTCTGGCCCTTCCCGGCCCAGCTGGTGCGGGAAAAAACCGCCCACGCCCGCAACATTTTTGTGGTGGAGATGAACATGGGCCAGGTCACCACCCAGGTGAAGCAGGTGGTGCAGAAGCCGGACCGCGTGTTCCTGGTCAACCGCATGGACGGCATCATGGTCACGCCCACGGATATCGGCAAAGTCATGCGGGTTATTGAAGGAAGGGGGTTCTGA
- a CDS encoding 2-oxoacid:ferredoxin oxidoreductase subunit beta has product MSVQNIRERFFPHIWCPGCGHGTILNNLLHTVQELQIDPSNMCMVSGIGCSARISGYVDFHSMHTLHGRALACATGIKLTRPELNVVVPMGDGDAMAIGGNHFIHACRRNIDMVAIIMNNRIYGMTGGQYSPLSGEGILATTAPYHSIDHAFDTVKLATGAGASFVARTTTFHVKEIVSLLKKAFAHKGFAVVEILTQCPTYFGRKNKMGGAVQMLEWYRDNTAPLGSKKLEENPNLIPRGVFVDEQRPEYCEEYAKIIAKAHKE; this is encoded by the coding sequence ATGAGCGTGCAGAATATCCGGGAGCGGTTCTTCCCCCACATCTGGTGTCCCGGCTGCGGCCACGGCACCATCCTTAACAACCTGCTGCACACCGTGCAGGAACTGCAGATAGATCCCTCCAACATGTGCATGGTTTCGGGCATCGGCTGCTCGGCGCGCATTTCCGGCTATGTGGATTTTCACAGCATGCACACCCTGCACGGCCGGGCCCTGGCCTGCGCCACGGGCATCAAGCTGACCCGGCCGGAGCTCAACGTGGTGGTGCCCATGGGCGACGGCGACGCCATGGCCATTGGCGGCAACCACTTTATCCACGCCTGCCGCCGCAATATCGACATGGTGGCCATCATCATGAACAACCGCATCTACGGCATGACCGGCGGGCAGTACTCGCCCCTTTCCGGCGAGGGCATCCTGGCCACCACCGCGCCCTACCACAGCATTGACCACGCCTTTGACACGGTGAAGCTGGCTACTGGCGCGGGGGCCTCCTTTGTGGCCCGCACCACTACCTTCCACGTCAAGGAGATCGTGAGCCTGCTCAAAAAGGCCTTTGCCCACAAGGGCTTCGCCGTGGTGGAAATCCTCACCCAGTGCCCCACCTACTTCGGGCGCAAGAACAAGATGGGCGGGGCCGTGCAGATGCTGGAATGGTACCGCGACAATACCGCCCCCCTGGGCTCCAAAAAGCTGGAGGAGAACCCCAACCTCATTCCCCGCGGCGTGTTCGTGGACGAACAGCGCCCCGAATACTGCGAGGAATACGCCAAAATCATCGCCAAGGCCCACAAGGAGTAG
- a CDS encoding 2-oxoacid:acceptor oxidoreductase family protein → MERYRFLLSGSGGQGIITMAILLAEAAALYEGLVAVQSQSYGPEARGGATRSDVIIADSEIFFPKVNQPNVLVALTDESAAKYLPLIRPGGMCLYDSDLVHPSARIDARRVGLPLFHAVKEAFNGKTQAFNICVLGALATLTKAVRLESLEKALADRFAPAFHESNKKALHLGAQMAAAAPSAQA, encoded by the coding sequence ATGGAAAGATACCGTTTTCTTCTCTCCGGCTCCGGGGGCCAGGGCATCATCACCATGGCCATCCTGCTGGCCGAAGCGGCGGCCCTGTACGAAGGGCTGGTGGCCGTGCAGTCCCAGTCCTACGGCCCGGAAGCCCGCGGCGGGGCCACCCGCTCGGACGTGATTATCGCGGACAGCGAGATCTTCTTCCCCAAGGTCAACCAGCCCAACGTGCTGGTGGCCCTTACCGACGAATCCGCCGCCAAGTACCTGCCGCTTATCCGGCCCGGCGGCATGTGCCTTTACGACAGCGACCTGGTGCACCCCTCGGCCCGCATCGACGCCCGGCGCGTGGGCCTGCCCCTGTTCCACGCCGTAAAGGAAGCCTTTAACGGCAAAACCCAGGCCTTCAACATCTGCGTGCTGGGGGCCCTGGCTACCCTGACCAAGGCCGTGCGCCTGGAATCCCTGGAAAAAGCCCTGGCCGACCGCTTTGCTCCGGCCTTCCACGAAAGCAACAAAAAAGCCCTCCACCTGGGCGCGCAGATGGCCGCGGCCGCGCCTTCGGCCCAGGCGTAA
- the sucC gene encoding ADP-forming succinate--CoA ligase subunit beta: protein MNIHEYQAKGLLGQFGVPVPAGALAATAAEARAAAAGLPGPVWVVKAQIHAGGRGKGGGVQVCKNLDAVEAAAGHIIGMQLITHQTGPEGKKVHKVWVEQGTEIARELYLAVVLDRGAQRLTVMASPDGGMDIEDVAARTPERIFTTRLDGGHHIWPYQARQLFFGCGLTPEQVGKGAALVQNLVRLAVEKDAVLVEINPLAVTTAGDIVALDAKMDFDESALKRHPDVAAMDDPEEGDPLERKARELGVNYVRLSGYVGTMVNGAGLAMATMDAIKQAGAAPANFLDAGGGANEQMVAAGFEVMLSDPHVRGILINIFGGILRCDIVAQGVVNAARKVDLRLPLVVRLEGTNVEEGRRILRESGLNFETAASMSEAAHKIAALTAGGAA, encoded by the coding sequence ATGAATATTCACGAATACCAGGCAAAGGGCCTGCTGGGCCAGTTCGGCGTGCCCGTGCCCGCGGGAGCGCTGGCGGCCACGGCGGCCGAGGCCCGCGCCGCGGCGGCAGGCCTGCCGGGCCCGGTGTGGGTGGTCAAGGCGCAGATCCACGCGGGCGGCCGGGGCAAAGGCGGCGGCGTGCAGGTCTGCAAGAATCTGGACGCAGTGGAGGCCGCGGCCGGGCACATCATCGGCATGCAGCTCATCACGCACCAGACCGGGCCGGAAGGTAAGAAGGTGCACAAGGTCTGGGTGGAGCAGGGCACGGAGATTGCCCGCGAGCTCTACCTGGCCGTGGTGCTGGACCGGGGCGCGCAGCGCCTGACGGTCATGGCCTCGCCCGACGGCGGCATGGACATTGAAGACGTGGCCGCGCGCACGCCGGAGCGCATTTTTACCACCAGGCTGGACGGCGGGCACCACATCTGGCCGTACCAGGCGCGGCAGCTCTTCTTTGGCTGCGGGCTCACGCCGGAGCAGGTGGGCAAGGGCGCGGCCCTGGTGCAGAACCTGGTGCGCCTGGCCGTGGAAAAGGACGCCGTGCTGGTGGAGATCAATCCCCTGGCCGTGACCACGGCGGGGGACATTGTGGCCCTGGACGCCAAGATGGATTTTGACGAAAGCGCCCTCAAACGCCACCCGGACGTGGCCGCCATGGACGACCCAGAGGAAGGCGACCCCCTGGAGCGCAAGGCGCGGGAGCTGGGCGTGAACTATGTGCGCCTCTCCGGCTATGTGGGCACCATGGTCAACGGCGCGGGCCTGGCCATGGCCACTATGGACGCCATCAAGCAGGCCGGGGCGGCGCCCGCCAACTTTCTGGACGCGGGCGGCGGGGCCAACGAGCAGATGGTGGCCGCGGGCTTTGAAGTCATGCTCTCCGATCCGCATGTGCGGGGCATCCTGATCAATATTTTCGGCGGCATATTGCGCTGCGACATCGTGGCCCAGGGCGTGGTCAACGCGGCCCGCAAGGTGGACCTGCGCCTGCCCCTGGTGGTGCGGCTGGAAGGCACCAATGTGGAAGAAGGCCGGCGCATCCTCAGGGAAAGCGGTCTGAACTTTGAAACGGCGGCCTCCATGAGCGAGGCGGCGCACAAAATTGCGGCCCTCACCGCTGGAGGTGCGGCATGA
- the sucD gene encoding succinate--CoA ligase subunit alpha: MSILVNKDTRVLVQGLTGREGRFHTEQMLAYGTQVVAGCTPGKGGQSVLGVPVFNTVAAAVKATGADVSVVFVPASVAADAVCEAADAGLRLVICITEHIPVLDMVRVKARLKDTGTQLVGPNCPGVITPGQCKIGIQPGYIHKPGSVGVISRSGTLTYEAVHQLTAQGLGQSTCVGIGGDPVPGLYFTDLLKMFREDPETEAVCLIGEIGGDGEEKAAAYIKESAYPKPVFGFIAGLTAPKGKRMGHAGAIISGSKGRGEDKIAALEAAGVTIIHELGRLGETVAGTLRA, from the coding sequence ATGAGCATATTGGTCAACAAAGACACGCGCGTGCTGGTGCAGGGCCTCACGGGGCGCGAAGGCCGCTTCCATACGGAGCAGATGCTGGCCTACGGCACCCAGGTGGTGGCGGGCTGCACGCCGGGCAAGGGCGGACAAAGCGTGCTGGGCGTGCCCGTGTTCAACACCGTGGCTGCGGCCGTGAAGGCAACGGGCGCGGACGTGAGCGTGGTTTTTGTGCCCGCAAGCGTGGCCGCGGACGCCGTGTGTGAGGCCGCAGACGCGGGCCTGCGCCTGGTCATCTGCATTACGGAGCACATCCCGGTGCTGGACATGGTGCGGGTCAAGGCCCGACTCAAGGACACGGGCACGCAGCTGGTGGGCCCCAACTGCCCAGGGGTCATCACTCCCGGCCAGTGCAAGATCGGCATCCAGCCCGGCTACATCCACAAGCCCGGCTCCGTAGGGGTGATCAGCCGCTCCGGCACCCTGACCTATGAGGCCGTGCACCAGCTTACAGCGCAGGGCCTGGGCCAGAGCACCTGCGTGGGCATCGGCGGCGACCCCGTGCCAGGCCTGTACTTTACGGATCTGCTCAAAATGTTCCGGGAAGACCCGGAAACCGAAGCCGTCTGCCTGATCGGCGAAATTGGCGGCGACGGGGAAGAAAAGGCCGCCGCCTACATCAAAGAAAGCGCCTACCCCAAGCCGGTGTTCGGCTTCATTGCCGGGCTTACGGCCCCCAAGGGCAAGCGCATGGGCCACGCCGGGGCCATCATCAGCGGTTCCAAAGGCCGGGGCGAGGACAAAATCGCCGCCCTGGAGGCTGCGGGCGTGACCATCATCCACGAGCTCGGCCGCCTGGGCGAAACCGTAGCCGGAACGTTGCGGGCTTAG
- a CDS encoding nuclear transport factor 2 family protein: MMKIFSAAALVLTLMLGISAMAQAKANTVSLYTEAVMTGDIPALETLLAPNYWHINANGHIQDREHFITTIKNREMVIDRLSFTNARTTIIGDATLITGNGTLMGRAEPPLPQGLMRFTLVLVKNKGRDEVVLFQATPVIPSVDCADGNCKIQ, encoded by the coding sequence ATGATGAAGATTTTTTCTGCCGCCGCCCTGGTTCTGACTCTGATGCTGGGCATTTCCGCCATGGCCCAGGCCAAGGCCAACACCGTATCTCTGTACACCGAAGCCGTTATGACGGGCGACATCCCGGCGCTGGAAACCCTGCTGGCCCCCAATTACTGGCATATCAACGCCAACGGGCATATTCAGGATAGGGAGCACTTCATCACCACCATCAAAAATCGGGAAATGGTCATTGACCGTCTTTCTTTCACCAATGCCCGCACCACCATTATCGGCGACGCCACGCTGATCACCGGCAACGGCACGCTGATGGGCCGGGCCGAGCCGCCTTTGCCCCAGGGCCTGATGCGCTTTACGCTGGTGCTGGTCAAGAATAAGGGCCGGGATGAAGTGGTGCTGTTTCAGGCCACGCCGGTCATTCCTTCGGTGGACTGCGCCGACGGCAACTGCAAAATCCAATAA
- the cysK gene encoding cysteine synthase A, which yields MLTTILQTIGNTPILRVERSRDLPGTVWLKLENRNPGGSIKDRVAFHLIEDALQEGRVEPGGLLVEPTSGNMGIGIALVAAVRGLHCTLTMPESMSIERRNLLKALGATVVLTPAAQGMSGAVAEAQRIAAAENGCILGQFTNPEAVQAHYKTTGPEIFKDSVGRMDALVAGVGSGSSITGAGRFLKEHIKGFKVIAVEPAASPVLSGGKAAPHLIQGIGAGFIPDILDRSLLDEILLADGEEAMQTSRELMRQGVVAGISTGANVRAALSVAARPEMQGKNIVTFACDTGERYMSTRLFTDMK from the coding sequence ATGCTGACTACCATTCTTCAGACTATCGGCAATACCCCCATACTGCGGGTAGAACGCTCCCGCGATCTGCCGGGCACCGTCTGGCTTAAGCTGGAAAACCGCAATCCCGGCGGCTCCATCAAAGACAGGGTGGCCTTCCACCTCATTGAGGACGCCCTCCAGGAGGGCCGGGTGGAACCCGGCGGCCTGCTGGTGGAACCCACCAGCGGCAATATGGGCATCGGCATTGCCCTGGTGGCCGCCGTGCGCGGGCTGCACTGCACCCTGACCATGCCTGAATCCATGAGCATTGAACGCCGCAACCTGCTCAAAGCCCTGGGGGCTACCGTGGTTCTTACCCCCGCCGCCCAGGGCATGAGCGGCGCGGTGGCCGAAGCCCAACGCATCGCCGCCGCGGAAAACGGCTGCATCCTCGGCCAGTTCACCAACCCGGAAGCCGTCCAGGCCCACTACAAAACCACCGGACCGGAAATATTCAAAGACAGCGTGGGGCGCATGGACGCCCTGGTGGCCGGCGTGGGCTCCGGATCCTCCATTACCGGCGCGGGCCGCTTTCTCAAAGAACACATCAAGGGCTTCAAAGTCATCGCCGTAGAGCCCGCCGCCTCCCCCGTGCTCTCCGGCGGCAAGGCCGCCCCCCACCTCATCCAGGGCATCGGCGCAGGCTTTATCCCCGACATCCTCGACCGCAGCCTGCTGGATGAAATCCTCCTCGCCGACGGCGAAGAAGCCATGCAAACCTCCCGCGAGCTCATGCGCCAGGGCGTGGTGGCCGGCATCTCCACCGGTGCCAACGTGCGCGCCGCCCTCAGCGTGGCCGCCCGGCCAGAAATGCAGGGCAAAAACATCGTCACCTTCGCCTGCGATACTGGCGAACGCTACATGTCCACCCGTCTGTTCACGGATATGAAGTAA
- a CDS encoding M23 family metallopeptidase — protein sequence MWFPKKKIWLVALLAAALLAVALVRQAGQTPHPAPAAEAPAAEAPAEQGAAISPQEPAAPAPEAEGTASGPQEAGGAAAPAEKEAAAADQAADAADAGAAPGEEVVRGTLEKGDTVGKLLADAGSDGVQEYVSAASSVFSMRAFREGQPYVIVTDAATGRVKRFEYEIDSRRRLVVEGLEEPAARVEAIEYVTLLSTVTATISDNLFQAVADVGESPQMALKMAELFGAEINFIRDLQPGDSFTVLVEKRYREGDYKGYGRVLAAHFTNKGTTYEAYLFRDGDNPAQYYNAKGENLRKALLQAPLAFTRITSRFTNSRKHPILGYSRPHQGVDYAAPTGTPVKAVGQGVVTRRGWAGGYGNQIIVRHGSGLESLYSHLSGFARGLRQGQKVRQGQVIGFVGSTGLSTGPHLDFRLRQGGKFINPVKAINPRGAPVSKKSLSAFDKVKAQELAYLKGEQSLSLYTVDSIVPEAPVFSTGPDKDAAPEREKPRRHRRR from the coding sequence ATGTGGTTCCCCAAGAAAAAGATCTGGCTGGTAGCACTGTTGGCGGCGGCATTGCTGGCCGTGGCGTTGGTGCGCCAGGCCGGGCAGACGCCGCATCCGGCCCCGGCGGCAGAGGCCCCGGCGGCAGAGGCCCCAGCGGAACAGGGCGCGGCGATAAGCCCGCAGGAGCCGGCCGCGCCCGCCCCTGAAGCTGAGGGCACCGCTTCCGGCCCGCAGGAGGCGGGCGGAGCCGCCGCACCGGCAGAGAAAGAAGCGGCCGCAGCAGATCAGGCCGCTGACGCTGCTGACGCCGGGGCGGCCCCTGGCGAGGAAGTGGTGCGCGGCACCCTGGAAAAAGGGGACACGGTAGGCAAGCTCCTGGCCGACGCGGGCAGCGACGGCGTGCAGGAATATGTGAGCGCCGCCAGCAGCGTGTTTTCCATGCGGGCTTTTCGGGAGGGGCAGCCCTACGTCATTGTCACGGACGCGGCCACGGGCCGGGTCAAACGCTTTGAATACGAAATCGACAGCCGGCGGCGGCTGGTGGTGGAGGGGCTGGAAGAACCCGCCGCCAGGGTGGAGGCCATTGAGTACGTTACCCTGCTCAGCACGGTAACGGCCACCATCAGCGACAATCTATTTCAGGCTGTGGCCGACGTAGGCGAAAGCCCGCAGATGGCCCTTAAAATGGCCGAGCTTTTTGGCGCGGAGATCAACTTTATCCGCGATCTGCAGCCGGGGGACAGTTTTACCGTCCTGGTGGAAAAACGCTACCGCGAGGGCGATTACAAAGGCTACGGCCGCGTTCTGGCAGCACATTTCACCAATAAGGGCACCACCTACGAGGCCTATCTGTTTCGCGACGGCGACAATCCGGCGCAGTATTACAACGCCAAGGGCGAAAATCTGCGTAAAGCCCTGTTGCAGGCCCCTCTGGCCTTTACCCGCATCACTTCCCGCTTTACAAACAGTCGCAAGCATCCCATATTGGGGTATAGCCGTCCCCACCAGGGCGTGGACTACGCCGCGCCTACGGGCACGCCGGTCAAGGCTGTGGGACAGGGCGTGGTGACCCGCAGGGGCTGGGCAGGCGGCTACGGCAACCAGATTATTGTGCGCCACGGTTCCGGGCTGGAATCCCTGTATTCGCACCTTTCCGGCTTTGCGCGCGGGCTGCGCCAGGGGCAGAAGGTGCGCCAAGGGCAGGTTATTGGTTTTGTGGGCAGCACGGGCCTTTCCACCGGGCCGCACCTGGATTTTCGTCTGCGCCAGGGGGGCAAATTCATCAATCCTGTCAAAGCCATCAACCCCCGCGGCGCGCCGGTGAGCAAAAAATCCTTGTCCGCCTTTGACAAGGTAAAGGCGCAGGAATTGGCCTACCTCAAGGGCGAGCAGTCATTGAGCCTGTACACGGTGGACAGCATTGTGCCGGAAGCGCCCGTGTTCAGCACAGGCCCGGACAAGGACGCCGCGCCGGAGCGGGAGAAACCCCGTCGCCACCGTCGGCGTTGA
- a CDS encoding helix-turn-helix domain-containing protein encodes MLKQPLRDILAQHPALAGETWLESLSLRREKNILLVGFPHRYFALWFGQHKKKLFEEVCNRCFAAESRPLILYEQDAAPAGPPAEREPLPANEDAAPRPPATEQEEDNLFAAFLCNNKNLFPLTAAREIAAGRAGRNYNPFLLCGRSGTGKSQLLRSMAATLAAVRGKGNVIHAGAARFCAENQAMARQPELLWERYQVLILDDIQDLAGETAWQSKLIACMDACPRPHAADAPAPQMVFACSGKPQALKVLDERLRSRLESGLVVELMEPDLDVRLRYLQLCCKERGLRLTRDQLLFLAQRCTQFRLLQGLLLKVEAFATVKGRALTRTDLENIVRTGLVDKTPDCREILNEVALALNLDPEETLAGRRRPDLVLARQVAMYVCRRKLGLSYPELGRAFGGKDHSTVIHAIKKINKLLVSNKSVQQLVTKVEAKLP; translated from the coding sequence ATGCTGAAACAACCATTGCGGGACATACTGGCGCAACATCCGGCCCTGGCCGGGGAAACCTGGCTGGAGAGCCTCAGCCTGCGCCGGGAAAAAAATATTCTGCTGGTGGGTTTTCCGCACCGGTATTTTGCCCTCTGGTTCGGCCAGCACAAAAAAAAACTGTTTGAGGAAGTCTGCAACCGCTGCTTTGCCGCTGAAAGCCGTCCCCTTATTCTGTATGAACAGGACGCCGCTCCGGCAGGGCCGCCAGCAGAGCGCGAGCCCCTTCCCGCCAACGAAGACGCCGCCCCTCGCCCGCCCGCAACGGAGCAGGAAGAAGATAACCTGTTCGCGGCCTTTCTCTGTAACAACAAAAACCTCTTTCCCCTCACGGCGGCGCGGGAAATAGCCGCCGGCAGAGCCGGGCGCAACTATAACCCCTTTCTGCTCTGCGGCCGCAGCGGCACGGGCAAAAGCCAGCTGTTGCGCTCCATGGCCGCCACCCTGGCCGCAGTCAGGGGCAAAGGCAACGTCATCCACGCCGGCGCGGCCCGCTTCTGCGCAGAAAATCAGGCCATGGCCCGCCAGCCGGAACTGCTCTGGGAGCGGTACCAGGTTCTGATACTGGACGACATTCAGGACTTGGCCGGCGAAACCGCCTGGCAGAGCAAACTTATTGCCTGCATGGACGCCTGCCCCCGCCCCCATGCGGCGGACGCCCCGGCCCCACAGATGGTTTTTGCCTGCTCCGGCAAGCCCCAGGCCCTCAAAGTGCTGGACGAGCGCCTGCGCTCCCGCCTGGAAAGCGGCCTGGTGGTGGAGCTGATGGAACCGGACCTCGACGTGCGCCTGCGCTACCTGCAGCTCTGCTGCAAAGAACGCGGCCTGCGCCTGACCCGCGATCAGCTCCTGTTTCTGGCCCAGCGCTGCACGCAGTTCCGCCTGCTCCAGGGCCTGCTTCTCAAGGTGGAGGCCTTTGCCACGGTCAAGGGCCGCGCCCTGACCCGCACAGACCTGGAAAACATCGTCCGGACGGGCCTGGTAGACAAAACTCCGGACTGTCGGGAAATTCTCAATGAGGTGGCCCTGGCCCTGAACCTGGACCCGGAAGAAACCCTGGCCGGCAGACGCAGGCCGGATCTGGTCCTGGCCCGGCAGGTGGCCATGTACGTCTGCCGCCGCAAACTGGGCCTTTCCTACCCGGAACTGGGGCGGGCCTTTGGCGGCAAAGACCACAGTACAGTCATCCATGCTATTAAAAAGATTAACAAACTTTTAGTTAGTAACAAAAGTGTCCAGCAATTGGTGACAAAGGTGGAAGCAAAGCTGCCATAA
- the dnaN gene encoding DNA polymerase III subunit beta, translating to MKLTVNKEQIIEGLLKAAAILPAKAGTQYLRSIWLKAEDGRLEVMATDATLEFTGRYPAEVEEPGLVGVQGRAFVDLVRQLPGGVLRLSLDAATGNLHLEQGRRSYKLPVSGAEWFQNVSAFPEENAVAWSGDFLQDLLDKVSFCIDDDDSRDAIACLCMKPQANGRIDVCGLNGHQFALVSFIHDDLAARLPQEGMLIQKKYLQDIKKWLGVDEIELNLTDKRLYLRTVNGDETLSLPRAAYQYPDYNVFLSRLSEEDMRPMSLDRKELMEALGRILIFNTESDRCTYMDLSAAEAQLSAQGQDVGSANESLEVAYSGDIKRIAFPTRNLLDILGHFVSPKVDMLLTGTEGPCGIRGADDSDYTVIIMPMRISETTYYSEEDV from the coding sequence ATGAAACTTACTGTAAACAAAGAGCAGATCATCGAAGGCCTGCTGAAGGCCGCGGCCATTCTTCCGGCCAAGGCCGGCACGCAGTACCTGCGCTCCATCTGGCTCAAGGCCGAGGACGGCCGTCTGGAAGTCATGGCCACGGACGCCACCCTGGAATTCACGGGCCGGTATCCGGCGGAAGTGGAGGAACCCGGCCTGGTGGGCGTGCAGGGCCGCGCCTTTGTGGATCTGGTGCGTCAGCTGCCCGGCGGTGTGCTGCGGCTTTCTCTGGACGCGGCCACGGGCAACCTGCACCTGGAGCAGGGCCGCCGCAGCTACAAGCTACCCGTGAGCGGGGCGGAGTGGTTCCAGAACGTTTCCGCTTTTCCTGAAGAGAATGCCGTGGCCTGGTCCGGCGATTTTCTTCAGGACTTGCTGGACAAGGTTTCCTTCTGCATTGACGATGACGACAGCCGCGACGCCATCGCCTGCCTGTGCATGAAGCCGCAGGCCAACGGCCGCATTGACGTCTGCGGGCTCAACGGTCACCAGTTTGCCCTGGTTTCCTTTATCCACGACGACCTGGCCGCCCGCCTGCCGCAGGAGGGCATGCTTATCCAGAAAAAATACCTCCAGGACATCAAAAAATGGCTGGGCGTGGACGAAATTGAGCTCAACCTTACGGACAAACGTCTCTACCTGCGCACGGTCAATGGCGACGAAACTCTGAGCCTGCCCCGGGCCGCCTACCAGTATCCGGACTACAACGTTTTTCTCAGCCGCCTGAGCGAGGAGGACATGCGCCCCATGAGCCTGGACCGCAAAGAGCTTATGGAGGCCCTGGGCCGCATCCTGATTTTTAATACGGAAAGCGACCGCTGCACCTATATGGACCTCAGCGCCGCCGAGGCGCAGCTTTCCGCCCAGGGGCAGGACGTGGGCTCGGCTAACGAAAGCCTGGAAGTGGCCTACAGCGGGGATATTAAGCGCATAGCCTTCCCCACCCGCAACCTGCTGGACATTCTGGGGCACTTTGTTTCCCCCAAGGTGGACATGCTGCTCACGGGCACGGAAGGCCCCTGCGGCATCCGCGGCGCGGACGACTCGGACTACACGGTCATCATCATGCCCATGCGCATTTCTGAAACGACCTATTACAGCGAGGAAGACGTTTAA